Proteins from a genomic interval of Neoarius graeffei isolate fNeoGra1 chromosome 24, fNeoGra1.pri, whole genome shotgun sequence:
- the isca1 gene encoding iron-sulfur cluster assembly 1 homolog, mitochondrial: protein MSASIVRTTVKAVSRRKILSTRAALMLTPSAVNRVRLLLKDKPEYIGLKVGVRTRGCNGLTYTLDYTKEKEKSDEEVVQDGVRIFIEKKAQLTLLGTEMDFVETKLSSEFVFNNPNIKGTCGCGESFSV from the exons ATGTCAGCCTCCATAGTAAGGACTACTGTAAAGGCGGTTAGCAGGCGAAAGATTTTATCGACAAGAGCTGCTTTGATGCTC ACACCTTCAGCTGTGAATAGGGTCAGGTTGCTGTTAAAGGATAAGCCTGAATAT ATTGGGCTCAAGGTTGGTGTCCGGACCAGAGGATGCAATGGCCTCACTTACACACTCGACTATACCAAGGAAAAGGAAAAGTCAGATGAGGAGGTGGTCCAGGATG GTGTGAGAATTTTCATTGAGAAGAAGGCTCAGCTGACATTGTTGGGTACAGAGATGGATTTTGTTGAGACAAAACTGTCCAGCGAGTTTGTGTTCAACAACCCCAACATCAAGGGTACATGTGGTTGTGGGGAGAGCTTCAGTGTTTAA